A DNA window from Fragaria vesca subsp. vesca linkage group LG3, FraVesHawaii_1.0, whole genome shotgun sequence contains the following coding sequences:
- the LOC101294350 gene encoding cellulose synthase-like protein E1-like, translating to MGEERHSPLFETTKAKGKVFYRFSALSVSVGICLIWVYRVTHIPKAGEDGRFGWMLLFAAELWFSFYWFITQALRWSRTYRHTFKDRLSNRYENELPGVDIFVCTADPIIEPPMMVMNTVLSVMSYDYPPEKLSVYLSDDGGSEFTYYAFLEATEFAKHWIPYCKKYSVEPRSPFAYFVSIDSDAVDGESQNQKQAADLVLIKKLYEDMATKVENAVKLGRIPEEVRSKHKRFSQWDSYSSKRDHDTILQIVIEGRDPNARDVEGCALPTLVYLAREKRPQIHHNFKAGAMNALIRVSSNISNGKLLLNVDCDMYANNSKAIRDALCFFMDEEQGHEIAYVQFPQNFDNLTKNELYASLRVINRVECHGLDTYWGMLYIGTGCFHRRETLCGKKFSKENKSEMKWEKNKREEIGIHILEQSSKSLASCTFEENTQWGKEMGVKYGCPVEDVITGLSIQCRGWKSVYYNPTRKAFLGLAPTTLLQALVMYKRWAEGNLQITLSKYCVLWYGHGKLSLGHQLGYLRFNLWAANCWATLIYSTLPSLYLLRGKSLFPQISSRWIIPFAYVIIAKNIGSFVEYRWCGGTSLGWWNDQRIWLYQRTTSYLFAFIDTIVHYLGYSSSAFVITAKVADEDVSERYEKEIMEFGSSSPMFTVLATLALLNLYCFAWFLKVAITGKKGIGEVYETMCLQILLCVVLIVINLPLYEAPYLRKDKGKLPSSVALKSMTFAGFACLCFKYI from the exons ATGGGAGAGGAAAGACATTCACCACTGTTTGAGACAACGAAGGCAAAGGGAAAAGTATTCTATAGGTTTTCTGCATTGTCAGTATCTGTTGGTATATGTTTGATTTGGGTTTATAGAGTGACTCACATACCAAAAGCTGGAGAAGATGGAAGATTTGGCTGGATGTTGTTGTTCGCCGCTGAGTTATGGTTCAGTTTTTACTGGTTCATCACTCAAGCGCTTCGTTGGAGCCGCACCTACAGGCATACCTTCAAGGACAGGCTCTC AAACAGATATGAGAATGAGTTGCCGGGGGTGGACATATTCGTGTGCACCGCGGATCCGATCATAGAGCCGCCGATGATGGTGATGAACACTGTTCTATCGGTCATGTCTTATGACTATCCGCCGGAGAAGCTCAGCGTGTATCTCTCTGACGATGGAGGCTCAGAATTTACGTACTATGCTTTTCTGGAAGCTACTGAGTTTGCCAAGCACTGGATACCCTATTGCAAGAAGTACAGTGTGGAGCCGAGATCACCATTTGCTTATTTTGTCTCGATAGATTCTGATGCAGTTGATGGTGAAAGCCAGAATCAGAAACAAGCTGCTGATTTGGTGCTCATTAAG AAACTATACGAGGACATGGCAACAAAAGTTGAAAATGCAGTGAAGCTAGGCCGGATTCCGGAAGAAGTAAGATCAAAACATAAACGTTTTTCTCAGTGGGACTCGTACTCTTCAAAACGTGACCATGACACAATTCTTCAA ATAGTAATTGAGGGGAGAGACCCAAATGCAAGAGATGTTGAAGGGTGTGCGTTGCCAACTTTGGTGTATTTGGCTCGGGAGAAAAGACCTCAGATTCACCATAACTTCAAAGCTGGTGCTATGAATGCTCTG ATTAGGGTATCGTCAAATATTAGCAATGGGAAGTTACTTCTTAATGTAGACTGTGACATGTATGCAAACAACTCCAAGGCCATAAGGGATGCACTCTGCTTCTTCATGGATGAAGAACAAGGCCATGAGATTGCTTACGTACAGTTTCCGCAGAATTTCGATAACCTTACTAAGAATGAATTATACGCTTCATTGCGAGTAATTAACAGG GTGGAATGTCATGGTCTGGATACTTACTGGGGGATGTTATATATTGGAACTGGATGCTTTCACAGAAGAGAAACTCTTTGTGGGAAGAAATTCAGCAAGGAAAATAAGAGTGAGATGAAATGGGAGAAAAACAAAAGAGAAGAAATTGGCATTCATATATTAGAACAAAGTTCAAAAAGTCTTGCGAGTTGTACATTTGAAGAAAACACACAATGGGGAAAAGAG ATGGGTGTGAAATATGGGTGTCCGGTTGAAGATGTGATAACAGGACTATCAATCCAATGCCGAGGATGGAAATCAGTGTATTACAATCCAACAAGGAAAGCTTTCTTAGGATTAGCTCCAACCACATTGCTTCAGGCACTTGTGATGTATAAGAGATGGGCAGAAGGCAACCTTCAGATTACGCTATCTAAGTACTGTGTTCTATGGTATGGCCATGGAAAGCTTAGTTTAGGCCATCAACTGGGATACCTTCGCTTCAACTTATGGGCTGCTAACTGCTGGGCAACACTAATTTACTCCACTCTTCCTTCACTTTACCTCCTTAGAGGCAAATCCTTATTTCCCCAG ATTTCAAGCCGATGGATTATACCATTTGCATATGTTATAATTGCTAAGAACATTGGGAGCTTTGTGGAGTATCGGTGGTGTGGAGGCACGAGCTTAGGTTGGTGGAACGACCAACGTATATGGCTTTACCAGAGAACAACCTCTTACCTATTTGCCTTCATTGACACCATTGTACACTACCTCGGATACAGCAGTTCAGCATTTGTAATAACAGCCAAGGTTGCCGATGAAGACGTGTCCGAACGATACGAGAAAGAGATCATGGAATTCGGGAGCTCGTCTCCAATGTTCACCGTGCTGGCAACGCTTGCATTGCTCAATCTGTACTGCTTTGCTTGGTTTTTGAAGGTAGCAATCACTGGAAAAAAGGGTATTGGAGAAGTTTATGAGACAATGTGCTTGCAGATTCTCCTATGTGTGGTTTTGATTGTCATTAACCTACCCTTGTACGAAGCCCCATACCTAAGGAAGGACAAGGGAAAGCTGCCGAGCTCTGTAGCATTGAAGTCGATGACATTTGCTGGATTTGCTTGTTTATGTTTCAAATATATATGA